CAATCACTTTGTCTCTCTTTCTCTCGTGTACGAAGTACCCGAAGTCCCTCCCAGGCTCCCACCCAACTACCCAAGCACCCGCCAAGCAACCAAACCAGTCCACCGCGCCTCCCTCCTCATACTCGCCTGTCACGCCACACCTCCCACCCTCCTCGTCCGTCGATCTTCACGACTTAATTATCGTTTTGGTGAGATTAATACTCAATTGCTCATTTCTTTGGCTTCTTTGGATCCACCTAATTTGCTCTCTGCTTTTGATAAGACAAAGATGTTGGAATTTACAAGTTTTTATCCAAATGAGTTCACTCCGTTTAATTTAGTGATGTTTGGTGATGCACTAGATTGTTACATCATCCATATGCGTATGAATGATGAATTTGTCTCTTTGAAAAGACTCCAACAACTTTCAGAGATGTTTGTTGAAAAAGGAAGACATGTTGTTTATCCAcaagtttttcttcttttgaaattGGCACTGATTTTGCCTGTTGCAATAATAACTGTAGAAAGAGGTTTCTCTACGATGAATATTGTGAAGAATAGACTTCGTAACCGAATTGGAGATACATGGTTGAACGATTGTTTAGTTATTCACATTGAGAGTGATGTATTTAATAACACTGACTTTGAGTTTATTGTTCAACGATTTCAGAATATGAAATAACGTAGAGgacaactatgacttgtataatttctgatgtataaacatattaaagtcgtttttaattgtatttttactgatgtgttcatttgaaaaatttgaacccttGACCctggtcctggatccgccactggccTTAATCGCTATAATTCTGATTGCTATATTATGAGATACTATATGCATGTCCCCGTAAGATAACTCAAATGGTAGAAGTTAGAaaatatatgagttgggtaaGATGAGGTCTAGAGATCGATTTCAAGCgggttgaaaaaaaaatacatatgcATTAAATGTGATTGTGATTTGTAAATAACTCCTAAGTTGTAAAGATAAAGCCCAAACAGCCCCTAACTTTACCCAAACTTTATTTTGCAAATTTTAATTCAATCAAAATATTAGTGTGAATATATGGAAGTTGGTTCACATCTATTGGGTTGGGAAGAGACATGATATGGACTTGCTGCATATTACGGCAAAGTCATAGCTATCAAAGCTTTGGCAGAAAGAAGGGGCATGGAGGTTATAAAAGtaaaagaaaggaaaattaaAGTTGTGTCCAGGTGTCGAAAACTGAGCTTTGCCGTATCAGGCAcaatcaattttattcaaatttcGGAAAAAAGTCTTTTCTGACAGCACGGTATGACTGCTACCAGCAATAACACTCCATCTGGTGAATCACAGCCATACACGTAGTCTACAAGAATGAGATCGTGGCAATAGTCATGGAATGCTGATGCACCATGATTCTCCATGTGCGTGCGGCGTAGGGTGGTAAAACCTTGGGGGGTGTGAACTAGTGCTACGTGTGAAGGTGTTGATGTCTGATTTGAGGATGTGGAAAGAATATGGTTCGTTTCTAACTTGAAATGAATACTAGTGTCGGGGGTAACTGTGAtattgatatgatatgatatcagactcttcttcttctactctcttcttcttcttgtgttTAGGTGGTGCTTGAGAAACAGAAATTAGAGAAAGAGTGATGAGGATGGAGATGAAGGATGGAACTGAAGCTCTCGTGAATAACAACGGTCACTGTGAGGAAGAACAAGTTTCAAGCTTGAAGTTATCTCATCTGCTTGCATCTAAAGATCGTGATTTTCTGCTTGCTCCATCTGGGGCTCAggttctctttctttttcactcTCTATTCATCATCACTCTTTTTCCCATCTCTCTCTTGTTTTGTCAGAGTCAATCTGACATCCATGGGGTggtaataattataattatagtAGCTGAAAACAATCGTACGCTCAGAAACTTCTATAGTATTAGTATATCATTTTAGTTCCATGGTTTTGTCTGAGAGGATGGTCACTGGTCAGTTCACTTCACATCTATTATTTTGATCTTGAGATGATTTTATTTGTCTGAACATGTTCTAAAATCTTAGCTCCAAGTTTAATTTGTGTTTAATAGCAGGGAAACAACAAGTGCTTCCTaggaaatttaataaaaatacttGAGAAAACAATAATTTCTCTACTAATATAAGATTATTTTCACAAATCATTTAGTTTGTTTAAGACTCCTCTATCATTTGGAATTGGAACTAGCTAAAACAACTTCTCCTATGCTTTTCATATATAGTTTGTAGTAGATATAGTTGCAATCCCAAATTAGAAGAGGATTGAAAAGCTAGCTAGCTCTAGGAGAGCCTCTAATCCCTCTATGGCATCAATCTTCTGCCGAATAGTATTCAGTTCTAGGGTTTAAAAAGAGGACTTATTTAAAAGATTCAACTCCTCAATTTGAAAAAGCTAGCTCTGGTTTTGATCTCTAGTGAGTTGATTCAAACTCCCATATGAaacttattatttatattttatgctTTAATATCTGAATCAGATAGGTAAAAATCGTTTCTATCTATTTAATTTGTATATGAATCTCTAACATCAGGTAAGAACCCAAATTTGTCGGAGTTGTTTCTCCACCCAAAAAATTGAGGCAGCTAGCGAAGTAGGGgtatatttaaaatatgagagtgttagaagtcccacattggctagagatagagcatagatagcctttataagggtagtgcaaatctcaactcttgagctagcttttgtggttgagtataggcctccaaatttctaatatggtatcagagcctatcctagatccagttgttgtttgttgtggagacctcccattattgggccacccgttgttgttgatcccacgttccaggttgttcagtcctgaacgtgagggggtgtgttagaagtcccacattggctagagatagagcatagatagcctttataagggtagtgcaaacctcaactcttgagctagcttttgtggttgagtatagaccTCCCAATTTTTAATAGAGAGAAAGTTTGTTTGTGCTGTTAATGGGGATTCTCGTACGTCTACTATTCCGCTCTTCAGTTATAAGCTAGAAACCTCATATAATTGATGTAGAAAGGGAATTTATTACCCAGCATTTTGTGAAATATAGTAGCGTTGAAAGCAATTTTGCTTACTTAGGTGGGGTTTTCTAAAtaactcatgataaagtttggatTAGATAAtttatcatccaatcacattgaagataagtgagttggaatttctatattttatttattaatttatttctagctcatttatctctaatgtgattggatgatggattatttaacccaaactttgtCATTTGTCATTTAAACAACCCCTTTTAAGTGAACAATGAATTGAAGATGCGAATGGTGAAAAAATCTTCTTGTTTGCTATCATAAGCGTGTTAAGATCACACATTAATTAGAGATGAGTTCAAAATAgttcatataaatatataataatacaaTCCTTACCTCAAATCTAACTCTTTGAAATAGGGTTAgacttaatttaaatttaagatATATATCACTCATAGATGACTAATCCTACAAATATTATGCTTCAAATGTCTTGTCTTTGTTAATGTATTTCCTACATTGAGAAATATGAACAAATTAGTGCATTTAAGATGTCACTTACAGATAGATGTCTAATCTTATAAATATTATGCTCCAAATGTGATGTGTCTCTGTTAATGTCCTATATTGACTAAACTCTAGTCTCTAGAGATACCACCAAATTGTGCAATTATTATCTCTAACCTAGCTTTAATTTGGTTTTGAGTTAAACCTCCCAATTGGTAAGAATTAGTTAGATATCGATCAAAAGATGCAAGCATTCACAAGCTTACACATGCCTAATGTTCGCAGTCCTTTTCGATGTGCAGCTGTCACGGAGGACCAAGCACACTTAGCAAAGGCCAAGTGTCACCTAAACCATTTCCGTATACCCTACTAGTCCTCGAATTTACGCTTTAAGTTGTACACGTGCCCTTTATCCCCTCAAAACGGTGGGCCCTTGCGGTGGCCCGTCCCTTTCATGATTTGGATTAGGCTTGATTCTCTTCTGTTCTTATAGTACCTCTACTTTTAGATCATTGTGAACACCGTTGTCGGTGTAATTCAAGCCGTTCAAGCTCTCCAAGCATTTTCCAATTCATCAAAGAGTCTTTAACGTACACGTATACCTTCTTTTCCAACAATTCTGCGTGATCCCATTGCTAGGGTAGTGGTCctacatatataattttatttgctCCCCAAATCCAATGAACGATGATCAATATTATTTTTGTGATATTCATGCCTACACAATTTTCGTGACATTCATCCGACACATATTAGTGGCGATTTTTATGGTGCTAGATAAAAATCGTCTTTAACATATATGTCGCATAGATGGCTAAGAAATTAATATGTTAGAGAATTTTTTCCAATTGTGCAACTTCATGAGTTTACACCAAGATTCTCAGGAAATTGACTAGCAATGTACACAATTGGCTACTAGACTATAATGGGAGGTTTTGGTCCCGACCGAGAGATATTATGATGACCCAAACAACTTTGGTCCAATCCAATGAGAGATACGGGAGCAGCAAGTTAGTTAACCATTGAGAGTGGTATCCAAATGCATCCCCTTTTTACCACATTAGTAGGCTATGATGGGCCAAACTTTTGGCCCAGCCCAAAGAGAAACTCACGAGCAACAAGTTAGCTAACCGTTGAGATTGGTCTCCAAATACATCTTTTTTACCACATTATTTTCCATGATTTCCTCCACCTCCATAATCTAATCACATAATTATCTTCACTCACATAATTGTAATCACACAATTCTCTCCTCCACATTAATCACCATTCAAGAGGCCCTTGATGTATAAGGGAGCCCTTCAAACTTGTTAATTAGATGTGTTCATCTGAATTCTTAAAGCAGAGTAATATGTTGCACTAGTCGAGCTCTGTTCTCTGTTATATTCTCTGTTATATTGTAGTAGcatattaaaaagtaaaataagctaCTATAATTGTTAGTTAAAAATTAAGTATTGAAGTTTTGAAGATTTACTTTACTCTTTGACTCTATCCCTTTAGATAAATGAAATCACATTTCTCATATACGGACTATAATTTACCTTGAAAAAATGTTGTAAAATTGAACATTGTTATGTTCTATTGCCAATTTGCTAAGATGGTGTAAATAATGTTGTTGTGGGTATTGCAGGTGAAAGTTTCTGATCTTGAAGGGAAAATAGTGGGTTTCCTATTCGCTGCAAACTGGTACCCACCATGCCGTGGATTCATCCAATTACTCGCTGGTGTCTACGAGGACCTGAAATCCAGCGTCCCTCATTTCGAGATCGTGTACGTGTCCTCTGATGAAGACATGGATGCCTTTAACAGCTTCTATGAAACCATGCCGTGGCTTGCGATTCCGTTCTCAGATTTGGAAACGAAGAAAGCATTGACCAGAAAGTATGATGTGGAGGGGATTCCATGCTTGATCATGTTGCAACCAGCTAAAGATCACGTTAAGGAGGACGACGCAACGCTTCGCAATGGTGTTGAGCTTGTTCATCGTTATGGGACGCAAGCTTATCCGTTTAGCAAGGAGAGGGTTGAGCAGTTGCtggaggaagagaaagagaagcgTGAAAATCAGACTCTCACTAGTTTGCTGGCGAATCAACATAGAGACTATGTTTTGAGTCACGCGGGGCGAAATCAGGTACTTCGTTCCAATATCTTGAATCTTGATCTAGCTTGCATGCTACTGTTTTCCACGTTTTGttgataattaattaattaaggagGTCCGAAATTAAGTAATGAGGTCACTCGTGCACTAGTCAATAATTTAGAATGTTAGGAGTAGGGATGGTAACGGGTATAATTGCGCACCAGTTTTACAATtatcaaacccaaactcaaatctcagAACCCAAACCTAAATTcttatgggcgataaaatgaaattcatGTCCAAACTCATTGGATTTCGGATTTACccgaaactcaaacccaaacccattccTTTCGTGAAATAGCAACCCGATTTAAAACCtactttcattaaaaaaaagtgaaattcatagaaagaaaaaaaaaacaaatattatttatcatcctcatccatcaccaaagtgagacaacaatagtttagaatttactttctcaaacatataaaagtacaattaattgtcaaagaacaaagtttataaatatatacatgtatgAGAATTATTTTGTAATTATATGTTTTgggtatctttgggttcgggtttgggcgggtatgagcacggatttaactaataccaaacccTAACCCATAAACTGCTACAGTAACGGgcaaaactcaaacccaaacccaaatccagtcaactTGGGATTTGTTCGTCAAATCGGATCGGGTTCGGGCGGGTACCCATGAGTTTGGGCAAAATTGTCATCCCTGGTTGGTTAGGAGGCTCTATTCTTATAAATTAATCACTATAATGAGTTGATTGTGGGCGAAAAAAACTCATTGATAAAAATTGTTATGGCTTAATGTGCTGACAATAAAGTAAAATATTAGTCTCACGGATAGTCTCACAATAAATATCATGTTTTTAAAGATAAACCCAACGTATTTAAGCATTGTTTCAATTATATATTGTGAGTATTTTTATaatcttaattttattattctaTTATTACATTTGTGGACAGGTACCTGTTGCATCTCTAGTGGGTAAAACAATTGGGCTCTACTTCTCGGCCGGATGGTGCGTCCCATGCTCAAAGTTCGCACCCAAATTGATTTCCGCATATCACAAAATCAAACAAACACTAGCTGAAAAAgcatcatcagaagaagaagactttGAAATCGTGCTAGTTTCTCACGACCGTGACCAATCCACTTTCAACTCCTACTACAGCACCATGCCATGGTTAGCATTACCCTTCGGAGACCCCGAGATTAAGAACCTTGCTAGGCACTTCGATGTGCAAGGGATACCTTGTTTGGTAATTCTAGGCCCTGATGGCAAAACAATGACAATACATGGAAGGAGCTTGATAAATTTGTACAAGGAAAATGCGTACCCTTTCACTCGTGCTAAAGTGGAGCAGCTTGAGAAACAGCTTGAGGAAGAGGCGAAGGACCTTCCAACGTTGGTGTTTCATGAGGGGCACCGCCATGATTTGAATTTGGTGTCGGATGGGAATGGGGGTGGGCCTTTTATCTGCTGTGTTTGTGATGAGCAAGGTTCTAGCTGGGCTTACCAGTGTCTTCAATGTGGCTATGAGGTGCACCCAAAGTGTGTCACAACTGTGCACCGTGACAACAATGTCTTGGTGGGCAGGGTAGGTAATTAACTGATGATCATAGGAATTAACTTCCTATACTACTTATGACCTGCAGCATGATGTGTTAGTGCCAAAGGCAAAACTTTGCTTTCGTCTATATATCCTGATCTGAGCAGGGATTGAAATTCTCTGTAGAATCAATTAGATTATTACATATCTTTATGGGTGGCATTCTACTTGTTGCTGTTACTATTATATGACTGAGAAATAGAGCGTGAGAAAAGGGAAAGGGAATGAAGAAATTACTTGGGTGCTCTCCAATATTCTTAAGAATGGAAATTTGATAAACctattaaatttgtttgttCAATAATAAACCTATTAACCAAGAAATAAGGTTTGCATGTTTAGAAttgaaatttgatattttttgtagttgtcttttttgtttttagaaTATTAGTCAAAAAGGGCAAGAGCCCAATAAACAAGATTGGAGGTCCATCAACAACAATATCATGgtgctttaaaaaaaacattaaagcaCATGTAACCTCCACTTTCATTTTAAGGATTCGAATCTGACACCCCTACATAAGTTAGTATAACTTCGTGCTAGTTAACCTAACTGCTTGATGATACAATAACATGGCTATTGACATAACTCAATAATTGCCACAatattgaaaacaaaaaatcactAAATTTGTATCTCGTGAtccatcatatcatatcatgtgTAAAATAGTATTAGAGAGGTGCTATATCCTTTGAAACAATGCTAAACCTTATCATTCGAAGTGTCAACAAGTCAAAAAGTTGAcactaattaaaattttaaagagAGTGTTAGTAGTCAAATGTTAGGAAAAAAATCGTTTGTGAGATGCATTTGCTCTCACCATTAAGAGGATATATCATTTTTCATGGCATAGAGTTAGCTAAATTATAGATATGATCTCATTATATTTCTTCATCCACATTTTCATACAAAAAAAGATGTGAACAGTTCCCCTTTCCATCATAAACATAGAAAATTAAGTTCTCATATGTGTTTTTCATCAATAACATATCCTCCAATCCATCCCCTTTTGACCTCAATAGAACATAGGATAAAAAGCCCATGCTCCGGATAAAAGCCCATGCTCCGGATAGAAGCCCATGCTTCTAGTTCACCTCACTGAACCCAATTAAAACACCGTCGTTTCATCACTCCCATAGATCAGTTTCTTCTTAACCATTTGATGAAAAAGATAACGCCGCGTAACTGAATAGAAATGATACTACTTCACTCCAGTGGCTATTGCCGCGTTTCCACGCCAAGAGCATTCAAATTCCAAACACCACTTTCTCCTTCACTCCTTTTCTCTGCAACCAACTCCAAATCTCGTTCCGCCATTGCAAGAGCTAGTTCTGGTTTCGCCGATAACTCCGACTCCGGTGACGGCGGAGAGCCAAGGGCGAATTACGCCGGCGTGCAGTTGGAGGAGATCGTCGATAACAGAATCGGATCTGGAAAACCTAGACTCGATAGTTGGATCTCTACTCGCATCAATGGAATCAGTAGAGCTCGCGTGCAATCAAGTATCAAATCTGGACTCGTTCATGTCAATGGCCGCGTTGTTAATAAGGTAAAACGCTAAAACTCAACGGTGAATCGATTCTGAAGCTCTTTTCTGCTTTCGTTTTGTATGTTGCTGCGTGGAAATGTGGAATTGCAATTACATGCCTTAAATTTGAGAAGTATGAGTCTAACATACAGAACTAAGTGGTTATTTATCATGTGAAATCATACACTGACTCGTACACTGTTAATTTGACTAAAGTGATACAACATTTTTTGTACAAGTTCATAAGATATTTACATGAATTTGTATAATAGTAAGTAGCAACATGAACAATCTTATTAAATCATGTGATGTACTCAGATAGTCAGATCAAGAATTTGAAACAGAAAATTAGCTGGATTTAATCCAATTTAACCACTCATATGAACAAGAATTTAACACAATTTACAGACCTACATAACTTATCATAGATTCCTGCCAATAGGTCAATATTGCACTAGGGGAAGAGTATTCATTTTGAAGTTAAGTATTCTAAGTGATTGTCTTGTTACTCTTGTACAATTGAGGAGTGCTATATGTTACGAATGCATTTGACAAGAATCACAGGAATTGCTATGATCAGACAAAGAAGGAACGATAAATTGATTAAAAGTTGCAAGTTTTGGCAAATAAAAGGTTTATATAGTTATTAATATCTCAAAAGTAGAATTCTTTGGTTTTGTATCATACCAATAATCATTTCTCTGTACAATTATAAGCATATACTCTTCACACCATTAACTTAAAATGCTTTCCTAAATTATTCCTCACCTTGTGTTTGGTAAGACTCTATCAAAtcataatctataatctatcatATCAGTATATCATCCATTGATGTCAATAACCAGCTGTGTTGAATGATTGATGTATTTTGCGTTACATAttcaaaagggaaaaaaataatatattgatTA
This is a stretch of genomic DNA from Lotus japonicus ecotype B-129 chromosome 1, LjGifu_v1.2. It encodes these proteins:
- the LOC130727850 gene encoding probable nucleoredoxin 2, whose product is MRMEMKDGTEALVNNNGHCEEEQVSSLKLSHLLASKDRDFLLAPSGAQVKVSDLEGKIVGFLFAANWYPPCRGFIQLLAGVYEDLKSSVPHFEIVYVSSDEDMDAFNSFYETMPWLAIPFSDLETKKALTRKYDVEGIPCLIMLQPAKDHVKEDDATLRNGVELVHRYGTQAYPFSKERVEQLLEEEKEKRENQTLTSLLANQHRDYVLSHAGRNQVPVASLVGKTIGLYFSAGWCVPCSKFAPKLISAYHKIKQTLAEKASSEEEDFEIVLVSHDRDQSTFNSYYSTMPWLALPFGDPEIKNLARHFDVQGIPCLVILGPDGKTMTIHGRSLINLYKENAYPFTRAKVEQLEKQLEEEAKDLPTLVFHEGHRHDLNLVSDGNGGGPFICCVCDEQGSSWAYQCLQCGYEVHPKCVTTVHRDNNVLVGRVGN